A region of Streptomyces sp. R44 DNA encodes the following proteins:
- a CDS encoding STAS domain-containing protein, protein MATDTAHTRGPTTPAEPGRNVVRVSGEMDLEHAEELRASLRAALTRAPAGSDVVVDLQNSSFCDSSGLNVLLSARLWALERGQNLILAAPSHQMIRILELTEADRLFTYVPGIPG, encoded by the coding sequence ATGGCCACCGACACCGCGCACACACGTGGCCCGACCACACCCGCTGAACCTGGTCGGAACGTGGTTCGCGTGAGCGGCGAAATGGACCTGGAACACGCGGAGGAACTGCGCGCCTCGCTCAGGGCGGCCCTGACCCGGGCCCCGGCGGGCTCGGACGTCGTCGTCGATCTGCAGAACTCCTCCTTCTGCGACTCCTCGGGACTCAACGTCCTCCTGTCGGCCAGACTGTGGGCGCTGGAACGGGGACAGAACCTGATCCTGGCGGCGCCCAGCCACCAGATGATCAGGATCCTGGAGCTCACCGAGGCGGACCGCCTGTTCACCTACGTCCCCGGGATCCCGGGCTGA
- a CDS encoding isochorismatase family cysteine hydrolase, protein MGRTALIVIDMLNTYDHEDAEVLVRSVRKALAGIRALLERARDAGAPVIYVNDNFGRWRSHHGEILEAALAGLYSDLVEPIAPDEESLFVVKARHSVFFETPLAYLLDQLGVQRVVLCGQVTEQCVLYSALDAHIRHLDVVVALDAVAHIDAGLAEAALRMMERNMSAELRASHEIALEGVPPA, encoded by the coding sequence GTGGGCCGCACGGCACTCATCGTGATCGACATGCTCAACACCTACGACCACGAGGACGCCGAGGTGCTGGTGCGGTCCGTCCGCAAAGCTCTCGCGGGCATCAGGGCGCTGCTCGAGCGGGCGCGGGACGCCGGGGCGCCCGTCATCTACGTGAACGACAACTTCGGCCGCTGGCGTTCCCACCACGGCGAGATCCTCGAAGCCGCCCTGGCCGGCCTTTACTCCGACCTGGTGGAGCCGATCGCCCCGGACGAGGAATCCCTGTTCGTCGTCAAGGCGCGGCACTCGGTCTTCTTCGAGACGCCCCTGGCCTACCTGCTGGATCAACTGGGCGTCCAGCGGGTGGTGCTGTGCGGGCAGGTGACCGAGCAGTGCGTGCTCTACTCGGCCCTGGATGCTCACATCCGCCACCTCGACGTCGTCGTCGCCCTCGATGCGGTCGCCCACATCGACGCCGGTCTCGCCGAGGCGGCCCTGCGCATGATGGAACGCAACATGTCGGCCGAGCTTCGCGCGAGCCACGAGATCGCCCTGGAGGGTGTTCCTCCAGCGTGA
- a CDS encoding DUF4235 domain-containing protein, which produces MKTSKIAYKPVGLALGTLSGVIAGAAFKRTWKIFDGEGDAPGATDEDRTWRQILLAAAIQGAIFAVVRASVDRSGAVAIRRLTGTWPG; this is translated from the coding sequence ATGAAGACATCCAAGATCGCCTACAAGCCCGTCGGGCTGGCCCTGGGCACCCTCAGCGGCGTGATCGCAGGCGCCGCCTTCAAGCGGACCTGGAAGATTTTCGACGGCGAGGGCGACGCGCCCGGTGCCACCGACGAGGACCGGACGTGGAGACAGATCCTGCTCGCCGCAGCCATCCAGGGGGCGATCTTCGCCGTGGTCAGGGCCTCGGTCGACCGGTCGGGGGCCGTAGCGATACGGCGCCTGACAGGCACCTGGCCGGGCTGA
- a CDS encoding DUF3618 domain-containing protein has translation MNDDPRTDIGTPAPTPVGPSSAELRDQVERTRDELGKTVEALAAKADIKAQAKERTVAIKDQAAEKAALVSEHIRETAGHAARQVKDMTPRPLLGKAGRATTAARAGRTTLLVVGAAVAVLLLVRRSRGHHR, from the coding sequence ATGAACGACGACCCCCGAACCGACATCGGCACCCCCGCCCCTACCCCTGTCGGCCCCAGCTCTGCCGAACTGCGCGATCAGGTCGAGCGCACCCGCGACGAGCTCGGCAAGACCGTCGAGGCCCTCGCCGCGAAGGCCGACATCAAGGCCCAGGCCAAGGAGAGGACGGTCGCCATCAAGGACCAGGCCGCCGAGAAGGCAGCGCTGGTCTCCGAACACATCCGCGAGACGGCGGGGCACGCTGCACGACAGGTGAAGGACATGACGCCCCGTCCGCTCCTGGGCAAGGCCGGCCGGGCGACGACGGCCGCACGCGCCGGCCGCACCACGCTCCTGGTGGTCGGAGCCGCCGTAGCCGTCCTTCTGCTGGTCCGCCGCAGCCGGGGACATCACCGATGA
- a CDS encoding phage holin family protein, translating into MSRVERQPQAADDSVSVLVSRASQQISELVHEEMRLARAEMTQKGKRYGKGGGLFGATGIIGLLALQALTATCIAALALVLPVWASACIITAVLGIVAAGTAVAGKKQIAQAGAPAPEQTIDSVKADLAEIKEKAHR; encoded by the coding sequence ATGAGCAGGGTAGAGCGGCAGCCCCAAGCCGCCGACGACTCGGTGAGCGTCCTGGTTTCGCGCGCCTCCCAGCAGATATCCGAGCTGGTACACGAGGAGATGCGACTGGCCCGGGCGGAGATGACCCAGAAGGGCAAGCGCTACGGCAAGGGCGGCGGCCTTTTCGGCGCCACGGGAATCATCGGCCTTCTGGCACTCCAGGCTCTGACCGCGACCTGCATCGCCGCTCTCGCGCTGGTCCTGCCGGTGTGGGCGTCCGCCTGCATCATCACCGCGGTTCTGGGGATCGTGGCGGCCGGGACCGCGGTGGCCGGAAAGAAGCAGATCGCCCAGGCCGGTGCCCCGGCTCCCGAGCAGACCATCGACAGCGTCAAGGCCGACCTGGCCGAGATCAAGGAGAAGGCACACCGATGA
- a CDS encoding YihY/virulence factor BrkB family protein, whose amino-acid sequence MTRTPKSGPGGADDRGDSGHENSAGPGPQVKEREPDGPTELPKRSWKAVMRGTVKEFRDDELADRAAALTYYGVLAVFPALLVLVSLLGIAGESVTNQILDTLRKLAPGSARGVIIDAVQQLQGHAGVGSLLAVVGIVVAVWSASGYIAAFIRTSNAVYDMPEGRPLWKVLPLRLALTVTLMVLACASSLIIVFSGSLARQAGDALGIGDTALTVWSIAKWPVLVLLGTVMIAILYWAAPNAKGRGFKWVTPGSFLALAIWMAASAVFAFFVSNFASYNKIYGTLAGVIIFLVWLWITNLALLLGLEFDAEMARQRAIAGGLPEDEEPYVEPRDTRAWSDGDRHRTEH is encoded by the coding sequence ATGACACGCACACCGAAGTCAGGACCGGGCGGGGCCGACGATCGCGGAGACAGTGGCCACGAGAACTCGGCGGGCCCGGGCCCGCAGGTGAAGGAGCGGGAACCCGACGGGCCCACCGAGCTGCCCAAACGGTCGTGGAAGGCCGTCATGCGCGGCACCGTGAAGGAATTCAGGGACGACGAGCTCGCCGACCGGGCCGCAGCGCTGACCTATTACGGAGTCCTGGCCGTCTTCCCCGCCCTGCTCGTGCTGGTGTCCCTCCTGGGCATCGCGGGGGAGTCCGTGACGAACCAGATCCTGGACACCCTGCGAAAACTGGCACCCGGCTCGGCGCGGGGCGTGATCATCGACGCCGTGCAGCAGCTCCAAGGCCACGCCGGCGTCGGATCGCTCCTCGCCGTCGTCGGCATCGTCGTCGCCGTGTGGTCGGCGTCCGGCTACATCGCCGCGTTCATCCGCACCTCGAACGCCGTCTACGACATGCCCGAAGGCCGCCCCCTGTGGAAGGTCCTCCCGCTGCGGCTGGCACTCACCGTCACGCTGATGGTCCTGGCCTGCGCCAGTTCCCTCATCATCGTCTTCTCCGGCTCACTCGCCCGGCAGGCCGGTGACGCCCTGGGAATCGGGGACACCGCCCTGACCGTGTGGTCGATCGCGAAGTGGCCGGTACTGGTCCTCCTCGGCACGGTCATGATCGCAATTCTGTACTGGGCCGCTCCGAACGCGAAGGGCCGCGGCTTCAAGTGGGTGACGCCCGGCAGTTTCCTGGCACTGGCGATCTGGATGGCGGCCTCGGCGGTCTTCGCGTTCTTCGTCTCGAACTTCGCCTCCTACAACAAGATCTACGGCACCCTCGCAGGCGTGATCATCTTCCTGGTGTGGCTGTGGATCACCAACCTCGCCCTCCTCCTCGGGTTGGAATTCGACGCGGAAATGGCCCGGCAGCGCGCGATCGCCGGCGGACTGCCCGAGGACGAGGAACCCTACGTCGAGCCCCGCGACACTCGTGCGTGGAGCGACGGCGATCGCCACCGGACGGAGCACTGA
- a CDS encoding DUF6185 family protein — MIRSGWSAPRCLRVLLLLLCLVLPAVGVAAAAEGTPTGCRADQLKTAEVTALAEFQHRGNDFSMVTSTMDISVPAGWTHASDLLLDAHSPAYRSALACLVGKPTDEWNDFRDDEWRFKPVTVKADGQRVKVHYEASTWVQFNSSDAVGPWVLTVSKENWRIALRPSDALKGADWDRVQVDLGGRGALTASPRPAFGEGGTRLSWQHKQPDQNPTVTFRPPAVQHWDFITTTTEEPWQVWETWGIYSASAAFWYVASGALLLVAGRRLRRTLAGPTTAVESSALRYLRWWAILLMFLGVLVYLHDNLYRWFQKLGGWYHDYEPTVAVFVLALLGPALCLFGSRSKRLLLSVGALVLGVLGWYVAAEVLDWTLLPTADQYLSTPGWTVAAVACAALTAVCWIGVIAAGQRMLLIRETRIPARLMVTIAVAAAAATLLWAYLAFDRYWGRISWLADPRSPDHRALWVDTLDSWWQYFPASILDPLLVLVSILAPLPVLGVLRVCRVEQHEEGAFTPAPAEKFLLAVLFAITFAPPAYYFGFSAYALTLLLCLGTAWGVLALGASFSVLEQPFADNAPLGRTISLTDRADVLRLARRFRELQTRLGQLSTSNPGERSAERQSIEAEIDRLDQALPAGVRPADLPFACGPMPTWWGNARRGAVNACFIGLPATGLLYWVYVVKGDSWKVNAENASGFVWIMETILIWQVFWIVGGVFLGGLWRDLPGRHGPTKALFVTIAFAVPATADFLIVQALGGALPSLIGQIAAFGSVMTCTGLMMDLQTFQDERRYWPTNASLVAYVYQMRFASLAFIVAQLLALVTLWKTFADVSTSAPGR, encoded by the coding sequence GTGATCCGTTCCGGCTGGTCCGCTCCGCGCTGCCTGCGTGTTCTTCTGCTGCTTCTCTGTCTCGTTCTGCCCGCGGTGGGGGTAGCCGCCGCTGCTGAGGGCACCCCGACGGGCTGCCGAGCCGACCAGCTCAAGACGGCTGAGGTCACGGCGCTGGCCGAGTTCCAGCACCGTGGCAACGACTTCAGCATGGTCACGAGCACCATGGACATCAGCGTGCCCGCCGGCTGGACGCACGCCTCCGACCTGCTCCTGGACGCCCATTCACCGGCCTATCGGTCAGCCCTGGCGTGCCTGGTGGGCAAGCCCACGGACGAGTGGAACGACTTCCGTGATGACGAGTGGCGGTTCAAGCCGGTGACCGTGAAGGCCGACGGTCAGCGGGTCAAGGTTCACTACGAGGCTTCCACGTGGGTCCAGTTCAACTCCTCCGACGCTGTCGGCCCCTGGGTGCTGACCGTCTCGAAGGAGAACTGGCGCATCGCGTTGCGCCCTTCCGATGCTCTGAAGGGCGCCGACTGGGACAGGGTTCAGGTCGACCTGGGCGGACGGGGCGCCCTGACGGCCAGCCCTCGGCCGGCCTTCGGCGAGGGCGGAACGAGACTGAGCTGGCAGCACAAGCAGCCGGACCAGAATCCCACGGTCACTTTCCGCCCACCCGCGGTGCAGCATTGGGATTTCATCACGACCACCACGGAGGAACCCTGGCAGGTTTGGGAGACGTGGGGCATCTACAGTGCCTCGGCAGCGTTCTGGTACGTCGCCTCAGGTGCGTTGTTGCTCGTCGCGGGTCGGCGATTGAGGCGCACTCTGGCCGGTCCGACGACAGCCGTGGAGTCGAGCGCACTGCGCTATCTGCGGTGGTGGGCGATCCTCCTGATGTTCCTGGGCGTGCTCGTCTATCTCCATGACAACCTCTACCGGTGGTTCCAGAAGTTGGGGGGCTGGTACCACGATTACGAACCGACCGTCGCGGTCTTCGTTCTGGCTCTCCTCGGACCCGCGCTGTGTCTGTTCGGCAGTCGGTCGAAGCGTCTCCTCCTCAGTGTGGGCGCACTCGTCCTGGGAGTACTGGGCTGGTACGTGGCTGCGGAGGTGCTCGACTGGACCCTGCTCCCGACAGCCGACCAGTACCTGTCCACTCCGGGCTGGACCGTGGCGGCCGTGGCCTGCGCGGCACTGACGGCAGTGTGCTGGATCGGTGTCATCGCAGCAGGGCAGCGGATGCTCCTGATCAGAGAGACACGGATCCCGGCTCGCCTGATGGTCACCATTGCCGTGGCGGCAGCGGCAGCGACCCTCCTGTGGGCCTATCTCGCCTTCGACCGCTACTGGGGGCGGATCAGCTGGCTCGCCGATCCACGGTCGCCTGATCACCGGGCGCTGTGGGTGGACACGCTCGACTCCTGGTGGCAGTACTTCCCGGCGAGCATTCTGGATCCGCTGCTGGTCCTCGTCAGCATCCTGGCGCCGCTGCCCGTGCTGGGCGTCCTGCGGGTCTGCCGGGTCGAACAGCACGAGGAGGGCGCGTTCACACCCGCGCCTGCGGAGAAGTTCCTGCTCGCGGTCCTCTTCGCCATCACCTTCGCGCCCCCCGCGTACTACTTCGGCTTCTCCGCCTACGCCCTCACCCTGCTGCTGTGCCTGGGCACCGCCTGGGGAGTACTCGCGCTCGGGGCGTCCTTCTCCGTACTGGAACAGCCCTTCGCCGACAACGCGCCGCTGGGAAGGACGATCTCGCTGACCGACAGAGCCGACGTGCTGCGCCTGGCGCGCCGGTTCCGGGAGCTCCAGACGCGCCTCGGCCAACTCAGCACGTCGAACCCGGGGGAGCGTTCCGCCGAGCGGCAGTCGATCGAGGCCGAGATCGACCGACTGGACCAGGCGTTGCCGGCCGGAGTGAGACCCGCCGATCTTCCCTTCGCGTGTGGCCCGATGCCCACGTGGTGGGGCAACGCCCGCCGGGGAGCCGTCAACGCGTGCTTCATCGGGCTGCCCGCGACCGGCCTGCTGTACTGGGTCTACGTCGTGAAGGGAGACTCCTGGAAGGTGAACGCGGAGAATGCGTCGGGATTCGTCTGGATCATGGAGACGATCCTCATCTGGCAGGTCTTCTGGATCGTCGGGGGAGTCTTCCTCGGGGGGCTCTGGCGTGACCTGCCGGGCCGCCACGGGCCGACGAAGGCCCTCTTCGTCACGATCGCGTTCGCCGTTCCGGCGACGGCCGACTTCCTCATCGTCCAAGCGCTCGGCGGGGCCCTGCCCTCGCTGATCGGCCAGATCGCCGCGTTCGGCTCGGTGATGACGTGCACCGGCCTGATGATGGACCTGCAGACCTTCCAGGACGAGCGCCGCTACTGGCCGACCAACGCCAGTCTCGTCGCCTACGTCTACCAGATGCGCTTCGCCTCGTTGGCGTTCATCGTGGCTCAGCTGCTCGCGCTCGTCACCCTCTGGAAGACCTTCGCGGACGTGAGTACTTCCGCGCCCGGCCGATAG
- a CDS encoding TetR family transcriptional regulator C-terminal domain-containing protein, with the protein MRSRTYASMAAKRFAGAGGFASAGALWTGSAAPSTAWPAPSDAPALAEVDTESARRLREDIARVVHNGKECGEVDEHLDPQSAAVRLAAVREGLALQVYREPEGAAGQAVTRFDVPLLEAEIAVVFTGECRQYTE; encoded by the coding sequence ATGCGTTCGCGCACGTACGCGTCCATGGCCGCGAAACGCTTCGCCGGAGCAGGTGGGTTCGCCTCTGCCGGTGCCCTCTGGACGGGCTCCGCCGCTCCGAGTACCGCGTGGCCCGCGCCCTCGGACGCCCCCGCCCTGGCCGAGGTCGACACCGAGAGCGCCCGGCGGCTGCGCGAGGACATCGCCCGCGTCGTCCACAACGGCAAGGAGTGCGGCGAGGTCGATGAGCACCTGGACCCGCAGTCCGCCGCGGTACGCCTCGCAGCCGTGAGGGAAGGGCTCGCACTCCAGGTCTACCGCGAACCCGAGGGCGCCGCGGGACAAGCCGTCACCCGATTCGACGTTCCCCTGCTCGAAGCCGAGATCGCCGTCGTCTTCACCGGCGAATGCCGCCAATACACGGAATGA
- a CDS encoding serine hydrolase, giving the protein MRERMQGTRTPGLAYAVVGPDGPVHARSWGTDGNGEPVTASTPFLWGSVAKPITASAVITLVQDGRLRLDDLAVDHLQAFRFGGPDHATASSTTAPSWTSVSARPASAPREGTAPEPPSATMYYATVWGLTALALVLLAEALHSFRLLRRGGSRRLAPTVLWCLAGGAPSAALVAALGRVGSGALWTWTPDAFTVVCVASAAGAAVIALRLGAAMRAGRGGTGRRALSMRGSTERRRALRR; this is encoded by the coding sequence GTGCGCGAACGCATGCAGGGCACCCGAACCCCCGGGCTCGCCTACGCCGTGGTCGGCCCCGACGGCCCGGTCCACGCGCGGTCCTGGGGTACGGACGGGAACGGCGAGCCGGTCACGGCCTCCACCCCCTTCCTGTGGGGATCGGTCGCCAAACCGATCACCGCCAGCGCCGTGATCACGCTCGTGCAGGACGGACGGCTCCGGCTCGACGACCTGGCCGTCGACCACCTGCAGGCCTTCCGCTTCGGCGGACCGGACCACGCCACGGCCTCCTCCACGACAGCGCCGTCATGGACGTCGGTTTCGGCGCGGCCCGCATCCGCGCCGAGGGAAGGAACCGCCCCCGAACCCCCCTCCGCCACGATGTACTACGCGACCGTCTGGGGTCTCACCGCCCTGGCCCTCGTCCTCCTCGCGGAAGCTCTCCACTCGTTCCGCCTGCTCCGCCGTGGGGGTTCGCGGCGTCTCGCCCCCACTGTCCTGTGGTGTCTCGCCGGTGGCGCTCCCTCGGCCGCTCTGGTGGCGGCCCTCGGCCGCGTCGGTTCCGGGGCACTGTGGACCTGGACGCCTGACGCGTTCACCGTGGTCTGTGTGGCGTCCGCCGCAGGGGCCGCCGTCATCGCCCTGCGGCTCGGGGCTGCCATGCGTGCCGGCAGAGGCGGTACAGGGCGTCGTGCCCTGTCGATGCGCGGATCGACCGAACGACGCAGAGCGCTCAGGCGGTGA
- a CDS encoding helix-turn-helix transcriptional regulator → MRASRLLSMQLLLQTRDRMTARQLAQELETSVRTVYRDIASLQAAGVPVYGHGGLDGGYRLVDGYRSRLTGLTDCEAETLFMLPPQGPATDLGFGAEAMAARLKMAAALPPGMGERAARIGQRFLLDATSWEPAAPGTELLPALTQAVKESTAVRAACSDGTERTLMPYGIVLEAGHWHTVAGCGHDIRAYALAELAAVRPSAARFVEPPAGFELRLWWSARCLTEGQGSRVYGT, encoded by the coding sequence GTGCGGGCGAGCCGTCTGCTGTCGATGCAGCTCCTGCTGCAGACCCGGGACCGGATGACGGCTCGGCAGCTCGCGCAGGAGCTGGAGACGTCCGTACGGACGGTGTACCGCGACATCGCGTCGCTGCAGGCGGCTGGGGTGCCGGTGTACGGCCACGGCGGGCTGGACGGCGGCTACCGGCTGGTGGACGGCTACCGCAGCAGGCTGACCGGCCTCACGGACTGCGAGGCGGAGACGCTGTTCATGCTCCCGCCTCAGGGACCGGCGACGGACCTTGGCTTCGGCGCGGAGGCGATGGCCGCCCGCCTGAAGATGGCCGCGGCGCTACCGCCGGGAATGGGCGAGCGGGCCGCCCGAATAGGCCAGCGCTTCCTGCTGGACGCGACGTCGTGGGAGCCGGCGGCCCCCGGCACGGAGCTTCTCCCCGCACTGACCCAGGCGGTGAAGGAGTCGACGGCGGTACGGGCCGCATGCTCGGACGGGACGGAACGGACGCTGATGCCGTACGGAATCGTGCTGGAGGCCGGCCACTGGCACACGGTGGCGGGCTGCGGCCACGACATCCGGGCGTACGCCCTGGCAGAGCTGGCTGCCGTACGCCCTTCCGCTGCACGCTTCGTCGAGCCGCCCGCGGGGTTCGAGCTACGCCTGTGGTGGAGTGCACGGTGCCTGACGGAGGGCCAGGGCTCGCGGGTGTACGGGACCTGA
- a CDS encoding FG-GAP-like repeat-containing protein, which yields MQKISRLFAFIGAIALAIGITVIGSSPASAWEGVGYQIQNKATGLCLTGTSDTPTAINPVYEAPCGSKPTQYWGNWTNMLVLLDSGAYNICLTANSYGDLYTTGCQADGDTGWSYGGQGWKYGTLEGDYTTLYSGGPGCYVQALSGPAYCMKGFTGDDKQFRFMEINLKYITDSDDNGRVRFADFDGDGKSDYITLASGGAVSVWLNRGGDGHGGWQELGQIATGATNDRTRVRFADFDGDGRADYLVIADSGAVSVWLNRGGDGHGGWQELGQIATGATNDRSRVKIADFDGDGKADYIRVADSGAVSVWLNRGGDGHGGWQELGQVATGATRYQTRVRLADFDGDRKADYATIGANGSVQVYLNRGGDGRGGWQELGQVAAGVTTEQSRVRFADFTGDGHADFILTDVKSGATSVWAWNGGDGRGGWQQLGQVATGVAIG from the coding sequence ATGCAAAAGATATCGAGGCTCTTCGCCTTCATCGGTGCCATCGCCCTGGCCATCGGCATCACTGTCATCGGCAGCAGCCCGGCGTCAGCCTGGGAAGGGGTCGGGTACCAGATCCAGAACAAGGCGACCGGCCTGTGCCTGACCGGGACGTCCGACACACCGACCGCCATCAACCCGGTGTACGAGGCACCTTGTGGCAGCAAGCCTACGCAGTACTGGGGCAACTGGACGAACATGCTGGTCCTGCTGGACTCCGGCGCGTACAACATCTGCCTGACCGCGAACAGTTACGGCGACCTGTACACCACGGGCTGTCAGGCCGACGGTGACACGGGTTGGAGCTACGGTGGCCAGGGATGGAAGTACGGGACGCTCGAGGGCGACTACACCACGCTCTACAGTGGCGGCCCGGGTTGCTACGTGCAGGCACTTTCCGGCCCCGCCTACTGCATGAAGGGCTTCACCGGAGACGACAAGCAGTTCCGGTTCATGGAGATCAACCTCAAGTACATCACCGACTCGGATGACAACGGGCGGGTGCGGTTCGCGGACTTCGACGGTGACGGCAAGTCCGACTACATCACCCTCGCGAGTGGTGGCGCGGTGTCGGTGTGGCTGAACCGGGGCGGCGACGGGCACGGCGGCTGGCAGGAACTCGGACAGATCGCCACCGGCGCCACCAACGACCGGACCCGGGTGCGGTTCGCGGACTTCGACGGTGACGGCAGGGCCGACTACCTCGTGATCGCCGACAGTGGCGCGGTGTCGGTGTGGCTGAACCGGGGCGGCGACGGGCACGGCGGCTGGCAGGAACTCGGACAGATCGCCACCGGAGCCACCAACGACCGAAGCAGAGTCAAGATCGCGGACTTCGACGGTGACGGCAAAGCCGACTACATCAGGGTCGCCGACAGTGGCGCGGTGTCGGTGTGGCTGAACCGGGGCGGCGACGGGCACGGCGGCTGGCAGGAACTCGGACAGGTCGCCACCGGAGCCACGCGCTACCAGACCCGCGTGCGGCTGGCCGACTTCGACGGGGACCGCAAGGCCGACTACGCCACCATCGGCGCGAACGGTTCTGTGCAGGTGTACCTCAACCGGGGCGGCGACGGCCGCGGCGGCTGGCAGGAGCTCGGACAGGTCGCCGCCGGCGTCACCACCGAGCAGAGCCGGGTCAGGTTCGCCGACTTCACCGGCGACGGCCACGCCGACTTCATCCTCACCGACGTCAAGAGCGGCGCCACGAGCGTCTGGGCCTGGAACGGCGGCGACGGCCGCGGCGGCTGGCAGCAGCTCGGACAGGTCGCCACCGGCGTCGCGATCGGCTGA
- a CDS encoding FG-GAP-like repeat-containing protein produces the protein MPLGDSITAGTGSETGAGYRLPLWNMSATQSRYTVDFVGSAGSAGVPDPDNEGHSGARIGDIRASVDTWLTAAAPDVVLLHIGINDLDKDPDPDKQRAVTRAANAFSDLVTRIVQDKPNVTVLAQGLIPTTGGLQEQAASFNTKIKALQYTTFAGKKYRYLEPPALSGNEMFDRLHPSDFGYARMAGIFHDGLENAVTAGLAERPTAPRAGSEAGWGRVKWADFDGDGRSDYITVNTLGAVSVWLNRGGDGHGGWEEYGQVATGVTGDSTRVRFADFDGDGRADYILIGDTGSVTVHLNKGGDGHGGWKKIGQVATGTTSDADHVRFADIDGDGKTDYTTFSPRGALSVYLNRGGDTSGSWTPYGQIATGVTGDLSRVRIADFDGDGRADYNVINTSGSLTTYLNRGGDGHGGWDEYGQVATGVTNDQNSVVLADITGEGRADYLHTNPDGSIEAYLDDGGDGHGGWIPYGQIATGA, from the coding sequence ATGCCCCTCGGCGACTCCATCACAGCCGGCACCGGCAGTGAGACCGGAGCCGGGTACAGGCTCCCGCTGTGGAACATGAGTGCGACGCAGTCCCGCTACACAGTCGACTTCGTCGGCTCGGCCGGGTCGGCCGGCGTACCCGACCCCGACAACGAGGGACACAGCGGAGCGCGCATCGGTGACATCCGCGCCTCGGTCGACACCTGGCTCACCGCCGCGGCTCCCGACGTTGTCCTGCTCCACATCGGCATCAATGACCTCGACAAGGACCCGGATCCCGACAAGCAGCGCGCGGTCACCCGGGCGGCCAACGCCTTCTCCGATCTCGTCACGCGCATCGTGCAGGACAAGCCGAACGTCACCGTCCTGGCTCAAGGCCTGATCCCGACCACTGGCGGGCTGCAGGAACAGGCCGCGAGCTTCAACACCAAGATCAAGGCACTGCAGTACACCACCTTCGCCGGCAAGAAGTACCGCTACCTCGAACCCCCCGCTCTGTCGGGGAACGAGATGTTCGACCGGCTGCATCCCAGCGACTTCGGCTACGCACGCATGGCCGGCATCTTCCACGACGGACTAGAGAACGCGGTCACCGCCGGCTTGGCCGAACGCCCCACCGCCCCGCGTGCAGGTTCCGAGGCCGGCTGGGGCCGGGTCAAGTGGGCCGACTTCGACGGCGACGGCCGCTCCGACTACATCACGGTCAATACCCTCGGCGCGGTAAGCGTCTGGCTGAACCGTGGGGGCGACGGTCACGGCGGCTGGGAGGAGTACGGGCAGGTCGCCACCGGCGTGACCGGCGACTCCACGCGTGTACGTTTCGCCGACTTCGACGGCGACGGCAGAGCCGACTACATCCTGATCGGTGACACCGGTTCGGTCACCGTGCACCTGAACAAGGGCGGTGACGGTCACGGCGGCTGGAAGAAGATAGGCCAGGTCGCCACCGGCACCACTTCCGATGCCGACCACGTCAGGTTTGCGGACATCGACGGCGACGGCAAGACCGACTACACCACCTTCAGCCCACGCGGGGCGCTGTCCGTCTACCTCAATCGCGGCGGCGACACCTCCGGCAGCTGGACGCCCTACGGACAGATCGCCACCGGAGTCACCGGCGACCTCAGCCGCGTCCGCATCGCCGACTTCGACGGCGACGGCCGCGCAGACTACAACGTCATCAACACCAGCGGATCGCTCACTACGTACCTCAACCGCGGTGGCGACGGCCATGGCGGCTGGGACGAATACGGCCAGGTCGCCACCGGCGTCACCAACGATCAGAACTCGGTCGTCCTCGCCGACATCACCGGCGAAGGCCGCGCCGACTACCTCCACACCAACCCCGACGGCTCCATCGAGGCGTACCTCGACGACGGTGGAGACGGCCACGGCGGCTGGATCCCCTACGGCCAAATTG